From Streptomyces griseorubiginosus, one genomic window encodes:
- a CDS encoding glycogen debranching N-terminal domain-containing protein, which produces MCVALPGLAISTDQGQLTGQGLEGFYRAGRRVLSRCQVRVAGRGPLAVQARTTGADRARFVATVRVSPGPGPDPDVVVERTRHADGTERITLHSAVPRPLRLPVEVALGTDLADLGEIASGRAGPELPASVHDSGLRWSSAVGGASVTADPPPSEALASAGLLRWEIQLPPGGTAVLELRARLDGAGPLRAVGRASTSPLASVRATGDHPAVQPLLHTSIDDLRSLLLRDPAHPTDTHLAAGAPWRCGLAPADALAAARMALPLGTRLAAGTLRTLARTQHRGETTQSGMIFGPRRDAGPHLPAGCTGTEATLLFPALLAEAFRWGLSRQETEDLLPAAERCLGWLRKTVGEGTYLCDPQPGGPARCETQAHAHRAAVLGAELLDAFDRPGGAALRQWAHELRTAFRADFWVEDRGGGRPAAARAPDGRLVPHLGATAVHLLDTGLLGGGEQAPGLLDRVQTEQLARLLGGPAMDSGWGLRGLGTKEAGHNPFGHRTGAVRVHETAVAVAGLAAAGYEKEAGSLLRGLLAAAEAFGYRLPEMFAGEQRAEGSAPLPHPAACRPAATAAAAGVLLLRALAGIRPDAPAGTVTLRPVRSAPLGEIGLTGLKVAGAPFAVRVSRLGLTMVEEAAEGLQLRS; this is translated from the coding sequence ATCTGCGTGGCGCTTCCAGGCCTGGCGATCTCCACCGATCAAGGGCAGTTGACCGGCCAGGGGCTGGAGGGGTTCTACCGTGCGGGCCGACGGGTGCTCTCCCGGTGCCAGGTCCGGGTCGCCGGCCGTGGGCCACTCGCGGTCCAGGCACGGACGACCGGGGCGGATCGCGCACGCTTCGTTGCCACCGTCCGCGTCTCACCGGGCCCGGGCCCGGACCCCGATGTCGTCGTCGAACGCACACGCCACGCCGACGGGACGGAACGCATCACGCTGCACAGTGCGGTCCCCCGCCCGCTGCGGCTGCCCGTGGAGGTGGCCCTCGGCACGGATCTGGCGGACCTGGGCGAGATCGCGTCGGGCCGCGCGGGACCCGAACTGCCCGCGAGCGTCCACGACTCCGGCCTGCGCTGGTCCAGCGCGGTCGGCGGGGCCTCGGTCACAGCCGACCCGCCACCCAGCGAAGCGCTGGCGTCGGCAGGCCTGTTGCGCTGGGAAATCCAACTGCCCCCGGGCGGCACGGCCGTTCTGGAGCTGCGCGCACGCCTCGACGGGGCAGGTCCCCTCCGGGCCGTGGGCCGTGCGTCGACCAGTCCCTTGGCTTCCGTGCGGGCGACCGGAGACCACCCCGCGGTCCAGCCTCTGCTGCACACGAGCATCGACGACCTCCGGTCCTTGCTGCTGCGCGACCCGGCGCACCCCACCGACACCCACCTCGCGGCCGGAGCCCCCTGGCGCTGCGGACTGGCCCCGGCCGACGCGCTCGCCGCGGCACGCATGGCCCTGCCGCTCGGCACCCGGCTCGCCGCCGGGACGCTCCGCACCCTCGCCCGCACCCAACACCGAGGGGAGACGACACAGTCCGGGATGATCTTCGGCCCGCGGCGGGACGCGGGACCGCACCTGCCGGCCGGCTGTACCGGCACCGAGGCCACCCTGCTCTTCCCCGCCCTGCTCGCGGAAGCCTTCCGGTGGGGGCTCTCGCGGCAGGAGACGGAGGATCTGCTCCCGGCGGCCGAGCGCTGTCTGGGCTGGCTGCGAAAGACCGTGGGGGAGGGGACGTATCTCTGCGACCCGCAACCCGGTGGCCCAGCCCGCTGCGAGACACAGGCCCACGCCCATCGCGCCGCCGTCCTCGGTGCTGAGCTGCTCGACGCTTTCGACCGACCCGGTGGGGCCGCACTGCGGCAGTGGGCCCATGAACTGCGAACGGCCTTCCGCGCGGACTTCTGGGTCGAGGACCGTGGCGGTGGCCGCCCGGCGGCGGCCCGTGCCCCGGACGGCCGCCTCGTGCCGCACCTCGGAGCCACAGCCGTCCATCTCCTGGACACCGGCCTGCTCGGCGGGGGCGAACAGGCACCCGGACTCCTCGACAGAGTGCAGACCGAGCAGCTCGCCCGGCTGCTCGGTGGCCCGGCCATGGATTCGGGCTGGGGCCTGCGCGGCCTGGGCACGAAGGAGGCGGGACACAACCCGTTCGGCCATCGCACCGGAGCCGTACGCGTCCACGAGACGGCCGTCGCCGTCGCGGGGCTGGCCGCCGCCGGGTACGAGAAGGAGGCCGGCTCGCTCCTGCGGGGGCTGCTCGCGGCGGCCGAGGCCTTCGGGTACCGGCTCCCCGAGATGTTCGCCGGGGAACAGCGCGCAGAGGGGAGCGCGCCCCTTCCCCATCCGGCCGCCTGCCGTCCCGCCGCCACGGCAGCGGCAGCGGGAGTGCTGTTGCTGCGTGCCCTCGCGGGAATCCGTCCCGACGCCCCGGCGGGGACGGTCACCCTGCGCCCCGTGCGCAGCGCCCCTCTCGGAGAGATCGGACTGACCGGACTGAAGGTTGCGGGCGCCCCGTTCGCGGTC
- a CDS encoding DUF4192 domain-containing protein yields MTNHSETTGSAANGENGGPGGSGRSGGGWDQHGQDGGGWDGDGRDGGGRDSNRRDGGDRGSGRRDGGGRDAGRSGIGERVGFDAHGAEHQVTLRTPGELADALPYLLGYRPEDSIVLVALHDQGGRGRFGGRARLGIPANKDDWAAVARQLAHGLITGSERRGARPEQMVAYLCQEPGAGETGRQVTERLAPLAALLRTECGRLDVPVIEALCISGGRYWSYCCPSEECCPVEGLPMGLPGTSVLAAAATYAGLQVRGTLRELRARLQPWETAAALEQEVALDTAGMALVPRMLDLTSRADVAEETLRLARRTMTRFAEAPPVSGTLQADLRDDELLGHDEAAELILGLQDRTTRDRAAEWMETEEAGPALRLWRALARRCVGPYGEHAAAPLTLAGWVAWSGGDEIEAREALAMALGADPSYLFARLLHQACNEGLDPESIRRCLRAERQGRETRARSAACQSDDQQTAEGPPLPKTADSDGRPPLGSDRVLPTHLSGARSSLTPPSGAPGTLPLPSDVSENLPAVSGTPEPVPASPPAAASRRRKRTRNGTPVDTRPHLAKAEGRPSGAEDSRPPSRAVGGTRPGAVRRRATGKGDACRSEGTRAGGGATKGTRAGSGRIDVTRPAGGVTEGTPLAGGATKGTPPGGGATEGEE; encoded by the coding sequence ATGACGAATCACAGCGAAACGACTGGATCGGCCGCAAACGGTGAAAACGGTGGGCCGGGCGGCAGCGGACGAAGCGGCGGTGGGTGGGATCAGCATGGACAGGACGGCGGTGGGTGGGACGGCGATGGACGCGACGGTGGCGGCCGGGACAGTAATCGACGTGACGGCGGCGACCGGGGCAGTGGTCGACGTGACGGCGGCGGCCGGGACGCTGGCCGTTCGGGGATCGGTGAGCGCGTCGGATTCGACGCGCACGGAGCCGAGCACCAGGTCACCCTGCGGACCCCGGGCGAACTGGCCGACGCCCTGCCGTACCTCCTCGGATACCGGCCCGAGGACAGCATCGTGCTGGTCGCCCTGCACGACCAGGGCGGACGGGGCCGGTTCGGAGGGCGAGCGCGGCTCGGGATTCCCGCGAACAAGGATGACTGGGCGGCCGTGGCCCGGCAGTTGGCCCACGGGCTGATCACCGGCAGCGAGCGCAGGGGAGCCCGCCCTGAGCAGATGGTCGCCTACCTCTGTCAGGAACCGGGAGCCGGAGAGACCGGACGGCAGGTCACGGAGCGGCTGGCACCGCTCGCCGCCCTGCTGCGCACGGAATGCGGCCGGCTCGACGTACCCGTGATCGAGGCGTTGTGCATCTCGGGCGGCCGTTACTGGTCGTACTGCTGCCCGAGCGAGGAATGCTGCCCCGTGGAGGGACTCCCGATGGGACTGCCCGGCACCTCCGTGCTCGCCGCCGCGGCGACGTACGCCGGGCTGCAAGTGCGCGGCACTCTGCGCGAGCTGCGGGCCAGGTTGCAGCCCTGGGAGACCGCTGCCGCCCTGGAGCAGGAAGTGGCTCTGGACACCGCAGGCATGGCGCTGGTCCCCAGGATGCTCGACCTGACCAGCCGAGCGGACGTGGCGGAGGAGACGCTCCGCCTGGCACGGCGCACCATGACACGCTTCGCCGAAGCTCCACCCGTGTCCGGCACTCTCCAGGCGGACCTGCGCGACGACGAACTGCTGGGCCACGACGAGGCAGCGGAACTCATCCTCGGCCTTCAGGACCGCACGACCCGGGACCGCGCGGCCGAGTGGATGGAGACGGAGGAGGCCGGGCCGGCCCTGCGGCTGTGGCGTGCGCTGGCCCGCCGGTGTGTCGGCCCCTACGGTGAACACGCGGCGGCGCCGCTCACGCTGGCCGGGTGGGTCGCGTGGTCCGGTGGCGACGAGATCGAGGCCAGGGAGGCGCTGGCCATGGCGCTCGGTGCTGATCCCAGTTACCTCTTCGCGCGGCTCCTGCACCAGGCGTGCAACGAGGGCCTGGACCCGGAGTCGATCCGTCGTTGTCTGCGCGCGGAACGTCAGGGACGTGAGACGCGAGCCCGGTCGGCGGCCTGTCAGTCCGACGACCAGCAGACGGCGGAGGGCCCGCCACTGCCGAAGACGGCTGACTCCGACGGCCGTCCGCCGCTCGGTTCCGACCGGGTTCTTCCGACGCATCTGTCTGGTGCCCGCAGCTCCTTGACGCCTCCGTCGGGCGCCCCTGGGACCCTTCCGCTCCCGTCGGACGTCTCCGAGAACCTTCCGGCCGTCTCCGGTACCCCCGAGCCCGTTCCGGCATCCCCACCCGCCGCGGCCTCCCGCCGACGCAAGCGGACACGTAACGGCACTCCTGTCGACACCCGGCCGCACCTCGCTAAGGCGGAAGGGCGACCGTCCGGTGCCGAAGATTCACGCCCGCCCTCCCGCGCGGTCGGCGGTACGCGTCCCGGTGCGGTTCGCCGACGTGCCACGGGCAAGGGCGACGCGTGCCGATCCGAAGGCACCCGGGCCGGAGGCGGTGCCACTAAGGGCACTCGGGCCGGAAGCGGACGCATCGACGTCACTCGGCCCGCAGGCGGTGTCACCGAGGGCACTCCGCTTGCAGGCGGCGCCACCAAGGGCACTCCGCCCGGAGGCGGTGCCACAGAGGGGGAGGAATGA
- a CDS encoding RecQ family ATP-dependent DNA helicase, whose translation MTHTSKAELREAADGILARLVGDSTGSARLREDQWRAIEALVADKRRALVVQRTGWGKSAVYFVATALLREHGAGPTVIVSPLLALMRNQVDAAARAGIHARTINSSNPEEWETIRAEVAAGTVDVLLVSPERLNNPDFRDNVLPELSATTGLLVVDEAHCISDWGHDFRPDYRRLRTMLTDLPPGVPVLATTATANARVTADVAEQLGTGSGSDALVLRGPLDRESLSLAVLQLPDAAHRLAWLADHLDDLPGSGIIYTLTVAAAEEITAFLRECGHTVASYTGKTENAERQQAEEALLANKVKALVATSALGMGFDKPDLGFVVHVGSPSSPIAYYQQVGRAGRGVEHAEVLLLPGREDEAIWSYFASVAFPPEEAVRRTLDALSRADRPLSLPALEPLVELNRTRLEIMLKVLDVDGAVHRVKGGWVATGTPWSYDTERYEWVAKQRAAEQQAMRDYATTAQCRMEFLRRQLDDEEAAPCGRCDNCAGPRFTADISPAALDTAGGSLARAGVVVEPRRMWPTGLPAIGVDLKGRIPPGEQASPGRALGRLSDIGWGNRLRPLLAPQTPDAPVPDDVAHAVVTVLADWAKGPDGWASGAPDAPTRPIGVVTLPSRSRPQLVQSLGSRISTVGRIPLLGSLEYTEHSDDLSVPRSNSAQRLRALHGALVVPPSLREALEAASGPVLLVDDMTESGWTLAVAARLLLRSGAQGVLPLVLAVRG comes from the coding sequence ATGACGCACACGAGCAAGGCCGAGTTGCGCGAGGCTGCTGACGGGATCCTCGCCCGGCTCGTCGGGGACAGCACCGGATCGGCGCGGTTGCGCGAGGACCAGTGGCGAGCCATCGAGGCACTGGTCGCCGACAAGCGCCGCGCCCTGGTCGTGCAGCGCACGGGGTGGGGCAAGTCCGCGGTGTACTTCGTGGCGACGGCCCTGCTGCGGGAGCACGGCGCCGGACCGACCGTGATCGTCTCCCCGCTGCTCGCGCTCATGCGCAACCAGGTCGACGCCGCCGCCCGAGCCGGCATCCACGCCCGGACCATCAACTCCTCCAACCCCGAGGAGTGGGAGACCATCCGCGCCGAGGTCGCCGCGGGCACGGTGGACGTGCTGCTGGTCAGCCCTGAGCGGCTCAACAACCCCGACTTCCGCGACAACGTCCTGCCGGAACTGTCCGCCACCACCGGCCTTCTCGTCGTCGACGAGGCGCACTGCATCTCCGACTGGGGCCACGATTTCCGCCCCGACTACCGCCGGCTGCGCACCATGCTCACCGACCTTCCGCCCGGCGTGCCGGTGCTCGCCACCACGGCCACCGCCAACGCCCGGGTCACCGCCGACGTGGCGGAGCAGCTCGGCACGGGCAGCGGCTCGGACGCGCTGGTGCTGCGCGGCCCGCTCGACCGCGAGAGCCTCAGTCTCGCCGTGCTCCAACTCCCCGACGCGGCCCACCGGCTGGCCTGGCTCGCCGACCACCTGGACGACCTGCCGGGCTCCGGAATCATCTACACGCTCACGGTCGCCGCGGCCGAGGAGATCACCGCCTTCCTGCGCGAGTGCGGTCACACCGTGGCCTCGTACACGGGAAAGACGGAGAACGCCGAACGCCAGCAGGCCGAGGAGGCCCTGCTCGCGAACAAGGTCAAGGCGCTGGTCGCCACCTCCGCGCTGGGCATGGGATTCGACAAACCGGACCTCGGCTTCGTGGTCCACGTAGGCTCGCCCTCCTCCCCCATCGCCTACTACCAGCAGGTGGGCCGCGCCGGACGCGGTGTGGAACACGCCGAGGTGCTGCTCCTGCCCGGCCGCGAGGACGAGGCGATCTGGTCCTACTTCGCCTCCGTCGCGTTCCCGCCCGAGGAAGCCGTACGGCGCACCCTCGACGCCTTGTCCCGGGCGGACCGGCCGTTGTCGCTGCCCGCGCTCGAACCTCTGGTCGAGCTCAACCGCACCCGCCTGGAGATCATGCTCAAGGTGCTCGACGTGGACGGCGCCGTCCACCGGGTCAAGGGTGGCTGGGTCGCCACCGGAACACCCTGGTCGTACGACACCGAGCGCTACGAGTGGGTCGCCAAGCAACGTGCCGCCGAGCAACAGGCCATGCGCGACTACGCCACGACCGCGCAGTGCCGTATGGAGTTCCTACGGCGACAGCTGGACGACGAGGAGGCGGCTCCCTGCGGCCGCTGCGACAACTGCGCGGGCCCCCGCTTCACCGCCGACATCTCCCCGGCCGCCCTGGACACGGCAGGCGGCTCCCTCGCCCGGGCCGGTGTCGTGGTGGAGCCGCGCCGGATGTGGCCCACAGGGCTGCCGGCCATCGGTGTCGACCTCAAGGGCCGTATTCCACCCGGCGAACAGGCCTCCCCGGGCCGGGCCCTCGGGCGGCTGTCGGACATCGGCTGGGGCAACCGGCTGCGTCCGCTGCTCGCGCCCCAGACCCCGGACGCGCCCGTTCCCGACGATGTGGCGCACGCCGTCGTGACCGTGCTGGCCGACTGGGCCAAGGGGCCTGACGGCTGGGCCTCCGGCGCCCCGGACGCCCCCACCCGCCCCATCGGTGTCGTCACCCTGCCCTCGCGCAGCAGGCCTCAGCTGGTCCAGTCGCTGGGGAGCCGGATCTCCACCGTCGGCCGCATCCCGCTCCTGGGCTCCCTCGAATACACGGAGCACTCCGACGACCTTTCCGTGCCCCGCTCCAACAGCGCTCAGCGTCTACGGGCACTGCACGGTGCGCTCGTCGTGCCCCCGTCCCTGCGGGAGGCGCTTGAGGCGGCAAGCGGTCCCGTGCTGCTCGTCGACGACATGACCGAGAGCGGATGGACGCTTGCCGTGGCCGCCCGATTGCTGTTGCGGTCCGGCGCACAGGGGGTGTTGCCCCTGGTGCTGGCAGTACGCGGCTGA
- a CDS encoding ribonuclease HII, translating to MPYEPPTHTVERSLRATTGAKIIAGVDEVGRGAWAGPVTVCAAVTGLRRPPQGLTDSKLLSVKRRTALAEELRTWVTSYALGHASHEEIDDLGMTAALRIAAVRALEALPVRPDAVILDGKHDYLGTPWKVRTVIKGDQSCVAVAAASVIAKVQRDKMMAELGIDHADFDFAANAGYPSPVHKAALEVRGPTPYHRLSWAYLDALPQWQHLKKARSWASGSAPEIEGQLGFDF from the coding sequence ATGCCGTACGAACCGCCTACTCACACCGTCGAGCGCTCCCTCCGCGCCACGACCGGAGCGAAGATCATTGCCGGTGTCGACGAGGTCGGGCGAGGTGCCTGGGCCGGCCCTGTCACCGTCTGCGCGGCCGTCACCGGACTGCGCCGACCGCCCCAAGGCCTCACCGACTCCAAGCTGCTCAGCGTCAAACGCCGTACCGCACTCGCCGAGGAACTGCGGACCTGGGTGACGTCGTACGCCCTGGGGCACGCGAGTCACGAAGAGATCGACGACCTGGGGATGACGGCCGCCCTGCGCATCGCCGCCGTGCGCGCCCTGGAGGCCCTTCCGGTCCGTCCCGACGCGGTGATCCTCGACGGGAAGCATGATTACCTCGGCACGCCCTGGAAGGTCCGCACCGTCATCAAGGGCGACCAGTCCTGTGTGGCGGTCGCGGCGGCCTCGGTGATCGCCAAGGTTCAGCGCGACAAAATGATGGCCGAACTGGGTATCGACCATGCAGACTTCGACTTCGCGGCCAACGCCGGGTATCCCTCACCCGTGCACAAGGCCGCACTGGAGGTTCGGGGCCCCACCCCGTACCACCGGTTGTCGTGGGCGTATCTTGATGCGCTGCCTCAGTGGCAGCACCTCAAGAAGGCCCGCAGCTGGGCGAGCGGAAGCGCTCCGGAGATCGAGGGTCAGCTCGGCTTCGATTTCTGA
- a CDS encoding TetR/AcrR family transcriptional regulator, with protein MVTSRWTAASAQTASLRRRGAVLERAILDAALEQLSTVGWNGLTMEGVAAGAQTGKAAVYRRWPSKEDLVADALRAGLPRFEEVPDLGGVREDLLELCRLAREAMYSRPGFALRAVIHECDQTQAERFHTVIFNGVVEPSVKLLREIVTRGIERGEVRPDAANDYVFDAIPAMMMYRSKMRGSEWGDEDLEEMIDQFVLPLLRPTGP; from the coding sequence ATGGTTACCTCGCGCTGGACGGCCGCCTCCGCTCAGACGGCCTCCCTCCGTCGGCGCGGCGCCGTGCTGGAGCGTGCAATCCTCGACGCCGCCCTGGAGCAGCTCAGTACGGTCGGCTGGAACGGCCTCACGATGGAAGGCGTCGCCGCCGGAGCCCAGACGGGCAAGGCCGCGGTCTATCGCCGTTGGCCCTCCAAGGAGGACCTCGTCGCGGACGCCCTTCGGGCCGGACTGCCGCGCTTCGAGGAGGTGCCGGATCTCGGTGGTGTGCGCGAGGATCTGCTCGAACTGTGCCGACTGGCGCGCGAGGCGATGTACTCGCGCCCCGGCTTCGCGCTGCGGGCGGTCATTCACGAATGCGATCAGACTCAGGCCGAGCGCTTCCACACGGTCATCTTCAACGGTGTCGTGGAGCCGAGCGTCAAGCTGCTGCGAGAGATTGTCACGCGTGGAATTGAGCGGGGAGAGGTGCGCCCTGACGCGGCGAACGACTACGTCTTCGATGCCATTCCGGCCATGATGATGTACCGCTCCAAGATGCGCGGAAGCGAATGGGGCGACGAGGATCTCGAAGAGATGATCGACCAGTTCGTCCTGCCTCTGCTGCGGCCGACCGGTCCCTGA
- a CDS encoding MFS transporter yields the protein MTASQLIKDQKPGAARREGRPGIALTVIAACQLMVVLDATIVNIALPHIQDALKFSTTDLTWVVSAYTLTFGGLLLLGGRAGDILGRRRVFMTGILLFTFASLLGGLAQEPWQLLAARVLQGVGGAIASPTSLALITTTFPEGPERNRAFGVFAAVSAGGGAIGLLAGGMLTEWLDWRWVLFVNAPIGVLIAVLTPLYISESERHSGRFDIAGALTSTGGMALLVYGFIRAADEGWRDSLTIGSFGVAVVLLLAFAYIESRAKEPITPLRMFADRNRAGTYVIMLSLAAAMFGMFFYIVLFVQNVLDYTPIEAGLAFLPVTVVIALGAGLSQRFLPVFGPKPFMLTGSALAVAGLAWQALISSDSSYAGGVLGPMLVFGFGMGLNFVTLTITAVSGVAQHEAGAASGLLNAMQQVGGSLGLSILTTVFGSASKDEAEKQLPNFMADGSAEQKAEFAKTHQLPAPWGHEVLAQGISTGFVAAAAMAVLALVSAWLVIKVRKSDLEALAGTAGPGLG from the coding sequence GTGACAGCCTCTCAGTTGATCAAAGATCAGAAACCAGGTGCGGCCCGCCGGGAAGGGCGTCCCGGCATCGCGCTCACCGTCATCGCGGCCTGCCAACTCATGGTGGTACTCGACGCGACGATTGTGAACATCGCGCTGCCGCACATTCAAGACGCGCTCAAGTTCAGTACCACCGACCTCACATGGGTGGTCAGCGCCTACACGCTCACCTTCGGCGGCCTGCTGCTCCTGGGCGGCCGGGCAGGTGACATCCTCGGGCGCCGCCGGGTCTTCATGACCGGCATCCTGCTGTTCACCTTCGCCTCGCTGCTCGGCGGACTCGCCCAGGAACCCTGGCAGCTGCTGGCCGCACGCGTCCTGCAGGGCGTGGGTGGCGCGATCGCGTCGCCCACTTCGCTGGCGCTGATCACCACGACCTTCCCCGAAGGGCCCGAGCGGAACCGGGCCTTCGGTGTCTTCGCCGCCGTCTCCGCGGGCGGCGGCGCGATAGGCCTGCTGGCGGGAGGCATGCTCACCGAGTGGCTCGACTGGCGGTGGGTGCTCTTCGTCAACGCGCCGATCGGCGTACTGATCGCGGTACTCACCCCGCTCTACATCAGCGAGTCCGAGCGGCACAGCGGTCGCTTCGACATCGCGGGGGCCCTGACCTCCACCGGAGGCATGGCCCTGCTCGTCTACGGCTTCATCCGTGCCGCCGACGAGGGCTGGCGGGACAGCCTGACCATCGGCTCCTTCGGCGTCGCCGTGGTGCTCCTGCTCGCCTTCGCGTACATCGAGTCGCGGGCGAAGGAGCCGATCACCCCGCTGCGGATGTTCGCCGACCGCAACCGCGCGGGCACGTACGTGATCATGCTGAGCCTGGCCGCGGCGATGTTCGGGATGTTCTTCTACATCGTGCTCTTCGTCCAGAACGTACTGGACTACACCCCGATCGAGGCCGGACTCGCGTTCCTGCCGGTGACCGTCGTGATCGCTCTGGGCGCGGGTCTGTCGCAGCGGTTCCTGCCGGTGTTCGGCCCCAAGCCGTTCATGCTCACCGGGTCGGCGCTCGCGGTGGCCGGTCTCGCCTGGCAGGCGCTCATCAGCTCCGACAGCTCCTACGCCGGCGGAGTGCTGGGCCCGATGCTGGTCTTCGGCTTCGGCATGGGCCTGAACTTCGTGACACTGACGATCACAGCGGTCTCCGGTGTCGCCCAGCACGAGGCCGGCGCGGCTTCCGGGCTGCTCAACGCCATGCAGCAGGTGGGCGGTTCGCTCGGGCTGTCCATCCTGACGACGGTGTTCGGGTCCGCCAGCAAGGACGAGGCGGAGAAGCAGTTGCCGAACTTCATGGCCGACGGTTCCGCGGAGCAGAAGGCGGAGTTCGCCAAGACGCACCAGCTGCCCGCTCCCTGGGGGCACGAGGTGCTCGCCCAGGGCATCTCCACGGGCTTCGTCGCGGCCGCGGCGATGGCCGTGCTCGCCCTGGTCAGTGCCTGGCTGGTGATCAAGGTCCGCAAGAGCGACCTGGAGGCGCTCGCCGGCACGGCGGGTCCGGGCCTCGGCTGA
- a CDS encoding ADP-ribosylglycohydrolase family protein, with translation MTAEFSPAGRLDRALASLRGLAVGDALGSQFFVPVNYPLLKNRELPPGHWQWTDDTEMACSVVSVLGTHHRIDQDALAHSFAHHHDFDRGYGPAVNRLLRLVREGGDWRELAAALFNGQGSWGNGAAMRIPPLGAYYADDPEQATHQAEISAYPTHQHREAVVGAMAVAAAAALAADPSGPPSPGALLDGVIALVPKSAVGAGLRRARDMLDYGDASTVAAVLGCGRRTTAHDTVPFALWSAARSLGDYEEAFWTTAQVGGDVDTTCAIVGGVIAAGKAGAPPAEWLERTEAFPEWMRVPG, from the coding sequence ATGACCGCTGAATTCTCACCCGCCGGGCGCCTGGACCGCGCCCTGGCCAGTCTGCGTGGTCTGGCCGTGGGAGACGCCCTGGGCTCGCAGTTCTTCGTCCCGGTGAACTACCCCCTGCTGAAGAACCGAGAGCTGCCGCCGGGCCACTGGCAGTGGACGGACGACACCGAGATGGCCTGCTCGGTGGTGTCCGTGCTGGGCACGCACCACCGCATCGACCAGGACGCCCTGGCCCACTCCTTCGCCCATCACCACGACTTCGACCGCGGGTACGGCCCCGCCGTCAACCGTCTGCTGCGGCTGGTCCGTGAGGGCGGTGACTGGCGTGAGCTCGCCGCGGCCCTCTTCAACGGCCAGGGCTCGTGGGGCAATGGGGCCGCGATGCGTATCCCGCCTCTCGGCGCCTACTACGCGGACGACCCGGAGCAGGCGACCCACCAGGCGGAGATCTCCGCCTATCCCACGCACCAGCACCGTGAGGCCGTCGTCGGCGCCATGGCGGTGGCCGCGGCAGCCGCCCTGGCCGCGGATCCCAGCGGCCCGCCGAGCCCCGGGGCGCTCCTCGACGGTGTCATCGCGCTCGTCCCGAAGAGTGCCGTCGGCGCGGGGCTGCGCAGGGCCCGGGACATGCTCGACTACGGCGACGCCTCCACCGTGGCTGCGGTCCTGGGCTGCGGCCGCCGTACGACGGCTCATGACACCGTGCCGTTCGCCCTCTGGTCTGCCGCCCGCTCCCTCGGCGACTACGAAGAGGCGTTCTGGACGACCGCCCAGGTCGGCGGTGACGTGGACACGACCTGCGCCATCGTGGGCGGGGTAATCGCCGCCGGGAAGGCCGGGGCGCCGCCCGCCGAGTGGCTGGAGCGGACCGAGGCCTTTCCGGAGTGGATGCGGGTGCCTGGGTAG
- a CDS encoding histidine phosphatase family protein, giving the protein MARPRRIVLVRHGESTGNVDDTVYEREPDHALALTEQGWRQAEETGKRLREVFGRERVSVYVSPYRRTHETLRAFHLDPELIRVREEPRLREQDWGNWQDRDDVRLQKAYRDAYGHFFYRFAQGESGADVYDRVGGFLESLFRSFEAPDHPPNVLIVTHGLAMRLFCMRWFHWTVAEFESLSNPGNAEMRMLVLGDDGKYVMDRPFDRWRDPEPYGISD; this is encoded by the coding sequence ATGGCACGACCACGGCGCATCGTCCTTGTCCGGCACGGGGAGTCAACGGGCAATGTTGATGACACCGTGTATGAACGCGAGCCCGACCATGCCCTGGCCCTGACGGAGCAGGGCTGGCGGCAGGCGGAGGAGACGGGCAAACGGCTGCGCGAGGTCTTCGGCCGCGAACGCGTCAGTGTGTACGTCTCCCCGTACCGACGCACCCACGAGACGCTCCGCGCCTTCCACCTGGACCCCGAGCTCATACGGGTGCGCGAGGAGCCCCGGCTGCGGGAGCAGGACTGGGGGAACTGGCAGGACCGGGACGACGTACGTCTTCAGAAGGCCTATCGGGACGCCTACGGGCACTTCTTCTACCGGTTCGCGCAGGGGGAGTCCGGGGCCGACGTGTACGACCGGGTCGGCGGCTTCCTGGAGAGCCTGTTCCGCAGCTTCGAGGCGCCCGACCATCCACCGAACGTCCTGATCGTGACCCACGGCCTGGCCATGCGGCTGTTCTGCATGCGCTGGTTCCACTGGACGGTCGCGGAATTCGAGTCGCTGTCGAACCCGGGGAACGCCGAGATGCGGATGCTCGTTCTCGGGGACGACGGCAAGTACGTGATGGACAGGCCGTTCGATCGTTGGCGAGATCCGGAACCGTACGGGATCTCCGACTAG